The sequence below is a genomic window from Falco rusticolus isolate bFalRus1 chromosome 8, bFalRus1.pri, whole genome shotgun sequence.
acaagatCGAGTAGCCACAAAGACTGAATCAATCTCTGTTAGGGTGGAGCAAGCATTAggacattttaaatactgttaaAACCTTGCATTTCATCAAAGTGCCATCAACTAAGTATTCTCATAAGCACTACAGTTATccagtttctgctgctggggctggagaaaCTTTTATTAACAAATGCTGCTATGAACCCctcaaaaaaatatgttcagctATATTTTCCCTGCTACTCATGACAGGCCACAAAGACCCATGCAGATCTTCACTAGGAGAAGAAGATCAGCTGTCCCAACATGAGCAAAGCTGATTTAACAACAAACATAGTTAAACCACAGTTTCAGTGTCTGTCACCCACAAGTGTCAGCCAGTCTGATCTGCGCTGCTCACATTGTTGGGCCGACCCACTGCAAGTAGTGGAGTTTTTACCACATGACTCAGAAGATGACTAAATaaatcacacacacagagattgCAGCAAGTATGCCTCAGTCTATCCAAAAGCACAAAATGCCTGACTGCAGGAGCATTAAGCAAAGACTTACATGTGCTATCATGTTTCTCTTGAAACCAACAGCAATAGAGGGAAGTTGGAAGGAATAGCACTGCACAGCCTACTCTATAAAACCAGActtgattttcttcaaaatactggGACAGATTTGCATTCCTCCACGGGGGCAAATCTACCAAATTCAAGCTGAACAGTCCCTGGAAGTACCCCCACACACCAACACCAGGCACAGAGCTGTTCTTGCAGCCATTGGGCCAGTCCCTCCTCTGCCATGAGGATAGCAAGGTATCCGGAAATAGAAGGAACTGACATCTCCACATCAAGGACTTCAAATCCCCAATCAGACCATCTAGACTTTAAGCCAAATGATTTGAAATTTGCAGCCACCTTCCTTGGACAAAAGCTCTTCTCCACATGAGCTCAGCCTGCCCAGCACAGTGGTGGTCCCCTTGCTTGGCCCCTTGttgccttcctcctccatcaCAACAGCGGTGCCACCCTATCTGGAACCCATCCTGCAAGCATAAATTCTACCTATGGCAAGCAGTCATTCACTTtcaacatttacatttaattttcatgaatTTTCTCAAGTGTCACACAATAATGTGACACTAAAAAAGCATCAGTTCCTTCTTGTGTCTTCTTATACTTAGGTTTTTCTTATCGTCAGGAGATTTATGAATTTAATCTCCATTTTATAGAGCTTACAGCTTTTAACAACTAGAAGAAAATGCTAAATTGTTTTTATCGGTTAGATGTTCAAAGACATCATGCTATATACTGTCATTTACATTTCACATTAAAAGTGAAATATGTTGGGAATGCacaagtatttgttttaatttgacCCATCtgtcaaatgaaaaacaaagatgacTTCTAAATCACTATATTTAAATTCAGCGATTTGTAAACAATTTATATGTTCATTTCTTCTGGGTTAAAACTGCCCTAAAGCATCACTCTTATGAAATCTCCAAATTAAATTGCTTTGCATTGTTCTCAGGAATGCAGGCCACAGTTTCTTCCCCCTcagtttattaatttatttcccaaCCCAAGTAAATTAGCAAGACTTGTATTAAGAGTCTTGCCACTGAAATATTTGGGGAATTCACAGAAGCATCTACTGGCTCCAGAAAGCTGAGAGCACAGAGGAAGTGTCAGATATTAGCACCAAATTCCCTTAAGACAAAGGACAAGCTGATCactttcttttagctttttgtcatggtttaaccccagctggtaaccatgcagctgcttgctcacttccaCCCCCTCTTCCCAGAGGGGGATGAGGAGAAGAatcaggaaggaatgtaaaacaccagggttgagataagaacaataattagaatgaaataataataataacaacaacaaaaacaattacaattaaaaggaggcagaaggggagaggaataaaattcaaagggaagggagaaaaaacaagtgatgcacaatgcagttgctcaccacccactaACTGATGCCaagccagtccctgagcagctaTCGGCAGTCCTGGCTAACTTCCCCCTGGTTTATATCCCGAGCATGACATTCTATAGTATGGAACatccctctggctagttcaTGTCACTGTCctagctgtgtcccctcccgatttaccatgcccctccagccttttgcTGGCAAGgtctgagaaactggaaagcggttgacttggtataaacataACCTAGTAACAACTAGAAGTATGTTACCAACATTGTTCACAccccaaatccaaaccacaacactacaccagctactaagaagaaaaatagccCAGCTCAAACAGATACACTTAACACTCTTGCAAGCATCACTAGGTCTGCCCTATTCCACACTAGACCACCACTAAGCAAGAACAACAATCAAGGAGAATAAAAGTTGCAACAATTTCCCTTCACCTCGCAACCTAGCTAGAAATTACTACAGAATTTGGGTCTTAGACTGGGCTTTAATGTAGCTGTGGATGATAATTTACAATGGGAGAGAGATCCACAGACATTTAGAGATCCCACTGTAGCAGTTAACTTAAAGAGCAGAGCCTTAcctctttttctgccttgtgcAACATGCTGTATTGAGCATTAGCCTTACCTCTACTCCCAAAATCAGTACTTTCAGTGGAGTAAGGATACCGAGAGCCCTTTTAATCACCCAGATATGGAGCCTCTCATCCCAGACTAAAAGATGCCCTGCGCAAGGAGATTATTTCTTCATTAGATGTACACTCTGAGCACAAGGAAGAGCTGTGTATAGCCTGGGATGTCACACCTCCCATTTGAAGCCTTTGTCACCCTCTCTACCAGTACAGTATGCAGCTCAATCCTTTCCCCAATCCTTTAAGTCACACGCCTTGTCTGTATGTCAGGTTTTCACCATGCTCCCAATTATAACACTGGTGCAGCAGAAAAGGAGTTGGGGACACACTGGGCTCCTCACCCTGCAGCTTCACATCCCAGCTATAGACCATGGCAAAAGCAGGACTAGATGAAGCAGCAGAGATAGCTcataggaatttaaaaaaaaaaacacaccaaacaaaaacaaaaccacaaaaaaaaccccagctcaCAAAAAAAACTAATCTGCTTAAACCTGTAGAAGTAGACAGGCCAACAAGTTTCAATTCCTCCTCTGTAGTATCAAGCAGAGCAccaaaaagcaacacagaaacacTAGGTCTACTGTGCATTCATGCTCTAGATGGCTCATTTATCCGTTTGATAAATATCCAGGACCGTATTAAGCAACCCAACAGAACAGAAACTAGCAGCAATGCAGCCCCAGCATGATTAAGGGTGCTTCTAAGAGCATCAACAAACATGGAGACTACATGGATCACAGCCCAGAAAGATTCCACATTGGTAAAATGACAGCTTGATTAGGTTTTGTCTGACAAATGTGGTGAGTAAGATCAGAATCAAACATAATTCCAAGGTTATAGGCCTTCagataaaaccaggaaaaaaaatccaaagaggGCAACAGCAATTTGCAAGACCAAATCAACTCTCCAGCCCAGCTTTCTTAATGCTCAGATGCAACGCTGCCACAACTGCTGAGGCTAAGTAAGTACCCTCCAGAGAGCATCCTGAATTAACAGGGACATGCCTTCAGAGTGGGCAGATCTTCAGATCTTGCAAGACATTTTTCCCTCCCATCAAGACCTTTActaaatatgcatatatttgtaatttaatGGGAAAACATGCAAGTACCACTACTGTATATCCAGGCAACTGTTGTCTGTTGCTACCCCGAAGGTCAAGTAGTAACACCCTATTACCCCTATTGCTGCAGTATAATCAAACAACATAAATAGCAGACGGTAatggatttttccttcttccctcccacctGTTCCAATGACAAAATGTGACTCAAAAACAAGCAGGGAAATCACATCTCTTAAAATATATACGCACAACCAAAAGTATCTCACTCCcttattttgcacattttaagCCATATATAAACATAAACCATTTGGGGAAACTTGGTGACATAAAATCAAGGCTTCTGGGTTTCCTTCCCATGTGGAAagggggcagaggaggcagagTAGAACAGGGCTCTTACCCAGGAACAAGATGATCTGTCTCCTGGAACTCTTGCCCTCTGAGCTCTCACTTTTTCTTAGGTACTGCTTCTGGTGTCTTGGTCCACCCTTCACTGCCACAGTTCCTTCCTTGTTGATCATCAGGGTTTTCATCATGCTGCGGCACATGTAGGCAACAGATCCCAGCACTATGATGTACACAGCAAAGGCACTGAAGATGCTGGCCTGAAACACAGGCCACTTGGAGGAGAGGCTGGTACAGATGGTCATGTTGTGCTTCAGCTCAGGGAGGTGGTGCCTAGGTGTAGGCTTTGTGCAGGCAGTCGTACCTTGGTAGCCCTCGATGGTTTCCAGGGGATATTCTGTGCCCATAGCaaagagcaggggaagagccACTATGACAGATGTCCCCCAGACAAAGGCAATCAGCAGCTTCACCGTGCGGGGTCCAGAGACAGCCTTGAACTTGAAGGGGTGGCAGATAGCCACATACCTCTCAAAGCTGAGGGTGGCAACATGTAGCACAGTTGCATAACTGCAGGCTTCGAAGAGGAAGTAGTAGAGCTTGCAAGCAATATTGCCATCAGGACTGGAAAACGGGCTCCAGATAGCACTGAAGAACTCCACGGGCATGCCCAGCAGGATAACCAGCAGGTCAGAGCAGGCCAGGCTCACCATGTGGTCTGTGACCTCCTTCTGCAGGTAGCCTTTCTTCTGTAGGATCCTGGTGGCCTTAATGGTGATACCATTGCCCAAGATGCCCACAACAAAGATGCAGACATACACTGAAGCCAAAGTGATCTTGATCCAAAGAGACACCTCAAACTCAGGGATGTGGCTGTGGTCAATGAGATGAGAACAGTCTGAAAGGGATGTCTGTCCTGCCATGAACAACCCctgggagaaagaaggaagaaccTTCCTGCCCTTTCTGAGGTTTGAATTCACAGCAAATAAATCCTTTCTCACTTTGCCCCTCTCACTGAAATGCACAGGTCAGAGCAATCAGGTACAATGAACCTGTCTCAACTAGCCACACCTGTGCGTTTCGTTAGCAACAGCCACTGAGTCAATAAGCCGAGCAGGAAGGTGTTGCAGCTCTTACCAATCTTTAGGGAAAACACCTCTTGCTCCTTCTagattttccttctcctttctctacTGAGtgaggctgctgctccccagtcCTTTGAAGTGTGAACTGCTCTCCTTTTAGTACTTGCCTCTTCCTCTGCAAGCAAAGGCAGCTTTTGGTCCTGGCC
It includes:
- the GPR39 gene encoding G-protein coupled receptor 39; translation: MAGQTSLSDCSHLIDHSHIPEFEVSLWIKITLASVYVCIFVVGILGNGITIKATRILQKKGYLQKEVTDHMVSLACSDLLVILLGMPVEFFSAIWSPFSSPDGNIACKLYYFLFEACSYATVLHVATLSFERYVAICHPFKFKAVSGPRTVKLLIAFVWGTSVIVALPLLFAMGTEYPLETIEGYQGTTACTKPTPRHHLPELKHNMTICTSLSSKWPVFQASIFSAFAVYIIVLGSVAYMCRSMMKTLMINKEGTVAVKGGPRHQKQYLRKSESSEGKSSRRQIILFLGLIVATLAICWMPNQVRRLMAAAKPKQDWTVPYFRAYIILLPIADIFFYISSVVNPLLYNISSQQFRTVFLQVLRCRLTIEHASKERFLRANLSSTVRSSRSLRPLLFLSSRRNSSTRGNNKVFLSTFQSETKADCSPQKPGLDPLEPGSEVVPLEPNSEPSPDA